A portion of the Sandaracinobacteroides saxicola genome contains these proteins:
- a CDS encoding alpha/beta hydrolase family protein produces MRRPALLTLLLAAPLLAQPKPVPTVPRLMQPEAVMALPAGKPAERIAYGEAPSQFAELWLPDAAKHGEGPWPVVAVLHGGCWQKQFADLSVMNPAATDLVARGYAVWNIEYRRIGEEGAGYPGTYADVNAALAKLAAEAPARKLDLSRVALLGHSAGGHLALWAAAREKLPKEHPLRPADMLPVKAVFSLGGLGDLKDYAAEVCGADVAAAMTGEKSDARADVFADTSPFEMLPFAAPVVMAQGIYDGVSYPELGRSFVFRAQTRGMKAQILLLPNAGHFEIMAPGTRAWETIVTELGTRLAAPK; encoded by the coding sequence GTGAGGCGGCCCGCGCTGCTGACGCTGCTGCTGGCGGCGCCGCTGCTGGCGCAACCAAAGCCGGTTCCAACCGTGCCGCGGCTGATGCAGCCCGAGGCGGTGATGGCCCTGCCGGCCGGAAAGCCCGCCGAGCGGATCGCCTATGGCGAGGCGCCGAGCCAGTTCGCCGAGCTGTGGCTGCCCGATGCCGCCAAGCATGGCGAGGGGCCGTGGCCTGTGGTGGCGGTGCTGCATGGTGGCTGCTGGCAGAAGCAGTTCGCCGACCTCAGCGTGATGAACCCGGCGGCGACCGACCTGGTGGCGCGCGGCTATGCCGTGTGGAACATCGAGTACCGGCGGATCGGCGAGGAAGGCGCGGGCTATCCGGGCACCTATGCCGATGTGAATGCGGCGCTGGCGAAGCTGGCGGCGGAAGCGCCGGCGCGCAAGCTGGACCTGTCCCGCGTGGCGCTGCTGGGGCATAGCGCGGGTGGGCATCTGGCGCTGTGGGCGGCGGCGCGGGAAAAATTGCCGAAGGAGCATCCGCTGCGACCGGCCGACATGCTGCCGGTGAAGGCGGTGTTCAGCCTGGGCGGCCTGGGCGATCTGAAGGATTACGCCGCAGAGGTGTGCGGGGCGGACGTGGCGGCGGCCATGACCGGCGAGAAGAGCGACGCGCGCGCGGACGTTTTTGCCGATACGTCGCCATTCGAGATGCTGCCGTTTGCGGCGCCGGTGGTGATGGCGCAGGGCATCTATGACGGCGTCAGCTATCCCGAGCTGGGGCGCAGTTTCGTGTTTCGGGCGCAGACGCGGGGGATGAAGGCGCAAATCCTTCTGCTGCCCAATGCCGGCCATTTCGAGATCATGGCGCCGGGAACGCGGGCGTGGGAAACGATCGTGACGGAACTGGGCACGCGGTTGGCGGCGCCAAAATAG
- the purS gene encoding phosphoribosylformylglycinamidine synthase subunit PurS → MKARVFVTLKNGVLDPQGRAIGQALAGLGFDGVEDVRVGRMFELTLADGTEVSTIEEMARKLLANMVIENFRVELA, encoded by the coding sequence ATGAAAGCACGGGTATTCGTCACGCTGAAAAACGGCGTTCTCGATCCGCAGGGGCGGGCGATCGGTCAGGCGCTGGCGGGGCTGGGGTTTGACGGGGTGGAGGATGTCCGCGTCGGGCGGATGTTCGAGCTGACGCTGGCGGACGGCACCGAGGTTTCGACCATCGAGGAGATGGCGCGCAAGCTGCTGGCCAACATGGTGATCGAAAATTTCCGGGTGGAACTGGCGTGA
- the purQ gene encoding phosphoribosylformylglycinamidine synthase subunit PurQ, producing the protein MKSAVIVFPGSNCDRDVAVALRDVTGRAPAMVWHGDHDLPDGLELIVLPGGFSHGDYLRSGAVAARAPVMRAVTNAAARGVRVLGICNGFQVLTEAGLLPGALMRNAGLNFVCRHVALRVEAGAAAFTRGYAPGELIQLPVAHHDGSYVADAATLDRLEQQGQVAFRYAEPVNGSARDIAGVVNEAGTVLGLMPHPERAIEAAHGGTDGRRLFEGLLHAMA; encoded by the coding sequence GTGAAAAGCGCCGTCATCGTCTTTCCTGGCAGCAACTGCGACCGGGATGTGGCGGTGGCGCTGCGCGACGTGACGGGCAGGGCGCCGGCGATGGTGTGGCATGGCGACCATGACCTGCCCGACGGGCTGGAGCTGATCGTGCTGCCGGGCGGGTTCAGCCATGGTGACTATCTGCGCTCGGGCGCGGTGGCGGCACGCGCGCCGGTGATGCGGGCGGTGACGAATGCTGCGGCACGCGGCGTGCGCGTGCTGGGCATCTGCAACGGGTTCCAGGTGCTGACCGAGGCGGGGTTGCTGCCGGGGGCCCTGATGCGCAACGCCGGGCTGAACTTTGTCTGCCGCCATGTGGCGCTGCGGGTGGAGGCGGGCGCCGCGGCATTCACCCGCGGTTATGCGCCGGGGGAGCTGATCCAGCTGCCGGTGGCGCATCATGACGGAAGCTATGTCGCCGATGCCGCCACGCTCGACCGGCTGGAGCAGCAGGGGCAGGTGGCGTTCCGCTATGCCGAACCGGTGAACGGCTCGGCGCGGGACATTGCCGGCGTGGTGAACGAGGCGGGCACCGTGCTCGGACTGATGCCGCACCCGGAGCGGGCGATCGAGGCGGCGCATGGCGGCACCGATGGCCGCCGGCTGTTCGAGGGACTGCTTCACGCGATGGCGTGA
- a CDS encoding OmpP1/FadL family transporter: MRLVAAVLLLAGSPLLAGGFAIQEQGAVGQGRSFAGAAAQWDDAQSQWANPALLTQAAGGSLAGSVNTLFIRSAQADRGTTISNILGTRPVGGGDGGNPFAPVVPVPSGAAALRVGPDTVIGVSLNSPFGLIVNYDAGWFGRYDSLRSKLNTYNLALSVAHRFGALSVGAGIDPQYINAELTSALPNSLGAADGAQRLKGDDWSVGWHAGATLDLGELRLAAAWRSGIRHRLKGQLAISGLSGPLAAGNRVVEAEAPIGLPATGSLAARWQVTPALALLTNLTWTQWSRFDAIRVVTAGGTTVQEQDYRDTISLAFGGDWRVDERWTLRAGVQRDETPTRDGLRTTRVPDGDRTWLSAGATVEPAPGWRLSASYSHIFVSTEAIDRSEPFFAGTPLATTVAVRSSNSGGVDILGLSAAYAW; encoded by the coding sequence ATGCGTCTTGTTGCTGCCGTCCTTTTGCTGGCGGGATCGCCGCTGCTTGCCGGCGGGTTCGCCATCCAGGAACAGGGGGCGGTGGGGCAGGGCCGCAGTTTCGCAGGCGCCGCGGCGCAGTGGGATGACGCGCAGTCGCAATGGGCCAATCCGGCGCTGCTGACGCAGGCGGCCGGGGGGTCGCTGGCGGGGTCGGTCAACACGCTGTTCATCCGCTCGGCACAGGCCGATCGGGGAACCACGATCAGCAATATTCTTGGCACGCGCCCGGTGGGGGGTGGCGATGGCGGCAACCCGTTCGCGCCGGTGGTGCCGGTACCGTCGGGCGCCGCGGCGTTGCGGGTGGGGCCGGATACCGTGATCGGCGTGAGTTTGAACAGCCCCTTCGGCCTGATCGTGAACTATGACGCGGGCTGGTTCGGCCGTTATGATTCGCTGCGGTCGAAGCTGAACACCTATAATCTGGCGCTGTCGGTGGCGCACCGGTTCGGCGCGCTGTCGGTGGGGGCGGGGATCGATCCGCAATATATCAATGCGGAGCTGACCTCGGCGCTGCCCAACTCGCTGGGCGCCGCCGATGGGGCGCAGCGGCTGAAGGGCGATGACTGGTCGGTGGGGTGGCATGCCGGTGCGACGCTGGACCTGGGGGAATTGCGGCTGGCGGCGGCGTGGCGCTCGGGCATCCGCCACCGGCTGAAGGGCCAGCTGGCGATCAGTGGCCTGTCCGGGCCGCTGGCGGCGGGGAACCGGGTGGTTGAGGCGGAGGCGCCGATCGGGCTGCCCGCGACGGGAAGCCTGGCGGCGCGCTGGCAGGTGACGCCGGCGCTGGCGCTGCTGACCAACCTGACCTGGACGCAGTGGAGCCGGTTCGACGCGATCCGCGTGGTGACGGCGGGCGGCACGACGGTGCAGGAGCAGGATTACCGCGACACCATCAGCCTGGCGTTCGGGGGCGACTGGCGGGTGGACGAGCGCTGGACCCTGCGCGCCGGGGTGCAGCGCGACGAGACGCCGACGCGCGACGGCCTGCGCACGACGCGGGTGCCCGATGGCGACCGCACCTGGCTGTCGGCGGGGGCGACAGTGGAACCGGCGCCGGGATGGCGGCTGAGCGCCAGCTACAGCCACATCTTCGTCAGCACCGAGGCGATCGACCGCAGCGAACCCTTCTTCGCCGGCACGCCGCTGGCGACCACCGTGGCGGTCCGTTCCTCGAACAGCGGCGGCGTGGATATCCTGGGATTATCAGCGGCCTACGCCTGGTAG
- a CDS encoding S9 family peptidase has protein sequence MKAHWIIALAMLATSAPTLAIAEALTLERVFANPPLAGAAPRAPAISPDGRMVTVLKSRADDQLRSDLWVTDVATGEQKMLVDSLKLSPAPAALSEAELQRRERARIAGARGITDYRWAPDSRRLLVPLDGDIWLASLDGTAQRLTRSAESETDAKVSPRGGFVSYVRGANLYVHDLTAERAITTEGAGPVSYGSAEFVAQEEMKRNTGYWWSPDDRRIAVARVDETPVRIATRAAIGAAGTAVTQQRYPFAGTPNALVTLEIRGVSGGAPVKVDLGPDPDIYLARVDWLDAATLVVQRQSRDQKRLDLLAVDATTGAARLLFSETSRTFLNLHDGLRPLATPGHFLWLSERDGFQHLYRWNGKRLIPITRGPWVVDEVEAVDEAAGLAFVSGFFDTVLEKSLYAVRLDGKGSPRRLTQPGGWAESVMDKAGTVALVTRSTPDQPPQVALVDRNGQHRLWVTENAVASTPYAPFLAAHRTPVFGTLPAADGQAMHYMLLTPPNMTPGTRHPVFFEVYAGPGVQRVSRQWGRSTPLHQWLAQQGWVVFMLDNRGTTNRGVAFESPLYRQIGTLEVTDQLAALDWLKAQPFVDPTKVALYGWSYGGYMTLRLLTQAPTAFAAGVSGAPVTDWTLYDTHYTERYLGNPGTDMAPYSASNVVKDAARISRPLLLIHGLADDNVVFDNSARMMAAMQASGIRFDTMVYPGQTHAIRDPALATHMWRGIMDFLDRTVKNRP, from the coding sequence ATGAAAGCGCACTGGATCATCGCCCTCGCCATGCTCGCCACTTCCGCCCCCACCTTGGCCATCGCCGAAGCGCTGACACTCGAACGTGTCTTCGCCAACCCGCCACTCGCCGGCGCCGCGCCGCGCGCGCCCGCCATCTCGCCCGACGGCCGCATGGTCACCGTGCTGAAAAGCCGTGCCGACGACCAGCTGCGCAGCGACCTCTGGGTTACCGACGTCGCCACCGGCGAGCAAAAGATGCTTGTGGACAGCCTGAAACTCTCCCCGGCGCCGGCCGCGCTGTCGGAGGCGGAACTGCAACGCCGGGAACGCGCCCGCATCGCCGGCGCGCGCGGCATCACCGATTATCGCTGGGCGCCCGACAGCCGGCGGTTGCTGGTGCCCCTCGACGGCGACATCTGGCTCGCCAGCCTCGACGGCACCGCCCAGCGCCTCACCCGCAGCGCCGAAAGCGAAACCGACGCCAAGGTCAGCCCGCGGGGTGGCTTCGTCAGCTATGTCCGCGGCGCCAACCTCTACGTCCATGACCTCACCGCCGAGCGCGCCATCACCACCGAAGGCGCCGGCCCGGTCAGCTACGGCAGCGCCGAATTCGTCGCGCAAGAGGAAATGAAGCGCAACACCGGCTATTGGTGGTCGCCCGACGACCGCCGCATCGCCGTTGCCCGGGTCGATGAAACCCCCGTCCGCATCGCCACGCGCGCCGCCATCGGCGCCGCCGGCACCGCCGTCACGCAGCAACGCTACCCCTTCGCCGGCACGCCCAATGCCCTCGTCACGCTGGAAATCCGCGGCGTTTCCGGCGGTGCCCCGGTGAAAGTCGATCTCGGCCCCGATCCCGACATCTATCTTGCCCGCGTCGACTGGCTCGACGCCGCGACGCTGGTGGTGCAGCGCCAGAGCCGCGACCAGAAACGCCTCGACCTGCTCGCCGTCGATGCAACCACCGGCGCCGCCCGCCTGCTCTTCAGCGAAACCAGCAGGACCTTCCTCAACCTGCACGACGGCCTGCGCCCGCTCGCCACCCCCGGCCATTTCCTCTGGCTGTCCGAACGCGATGGCTTCCAGCATCTCTACCGCTGGAACGGCAAACGCCTCATCCCCATCACCCGCGGTCCCTGGGTGGTGGACGAGGTCGAGGCGGTCGATGAAGCCGCCGGCCTCGCCTTCGTCTCGGGATTTTTCGATACCGTTCTGGAAAAATCCCTCTACGCCGTCCGCCTTGACGGCAAGGGCAGCCCGCGACGCCTGACGCAGCCCGGCGGCTGGGCCGAAAGCGTCATGGACAAGGCCGGCACCGTCGCCCTCGTCACCCGCTCCACCCCAGACCAGCCGCCGCAAGTCGCGCTCGTCGACCGCAACGGCCAGCACCGGCTCTGGGTGACCGAAAACGCCGTCGCCAGCACCCCCTATGCCCCCTTCCTGGCCGCGCATCGCACGCCGGTTTTCGGCACGCTGCCCGCCGCCGACGGCCAGGCCATGCACTATATGCTGCTGACCCCGCCGAACATGACCCCCGGCACGCGCCATCCGGTCTTCTTCGAGGTCTATGCCGGCCCCGGCGTACAGCGCGTGTCGCGCCAGTGGGGCCGCAGCACGCCGTTGCACCAATGGCTCGCGCAGCAGGGCTGGGTGGTCTTCATGCTGGACAATCGCGGCACGACGAACCGTGGGGTCGCCTTCGAAAGCCCGCTCTACCGCCAGATCGGCACTCTCGAGGTCACCGACCAGCTCGCCGCGCTGGACTGGCTGAAGGCGCAGCCCTTCGTCGATCCCACGAAGGTTGCGCTCTACGGCTGGAGCTATGGCGGCTACATGACGCTCCGCCTGCTGACCCAGGCACCCACCGCCTTCGCCGCCGGGGTCTCCGGCGCGCCCGTCACCGACTGGACGCTGTACGACACCCATTATACCGAACGCTATCTCGGCAACCCGGGCACCGACATGGCGCCCTATAGCGCGTCCAACGTCGTCAAGGACGCGGCCCGCATCAGCCGTCCGCTGCTGCTGATCCACGGCCTGGCAGACGACAATGTCGTGTTCGACAACAGCGCCCGCATGATGGCGGCGATGCAGGCGTCCGGCATCCGCTTCGACACCATGGTCTATCCCGGCCAGACCCACGCCATCCGCGATCCGGCGCTCGCCACCCACATGTGGCGCGGCATCATGGATTTCCTCGACCGTACCGTCAAAAACCGGCCGTGA
- a CDS encoding beta-ketoacyl-ACP synthase III, translating to MANPVISATGLFTPADSISNAELVESFNRWVEAHNAEHAAAIAAGDMVAMQPSSVEFIEKASGIKSRHVMSKAAILDPAVMRPDLPERPNDEISVLAEMAVAAARDALARAGRSPADVDAVLCACSNMQRAYPAMAIEVQAALGIEGFAFDMNVACSSATFGIQTAADFIRAGHAKSVLVVNPEICSGHLNFRDRDSHFIFGDVATAILVEAKEMAPAAHWEIVGTKLKTVFSNNIRNNFGFLNRAAPEGVGAPDKLFVQEGRKVFKEVVPMVSEMIVDHMGELGVAGVRRLWLHQANAGMNRLIAGRVLGHEASADESPTVLDSYANTSSAGSIIAFHLHNDDLQVGDVGLICSFGAGYSAGTVFVRKAA from the coding sequence ATGGCCAACCCCGTCATTTCAGCGACCGGGCTTTTCACCCCGGCGGACAGCATTTCCAATGCCGAGCTGGTGGAGAGTTTCAATCGCTGGGTGGAGGCGCACAATGCTGAACATGCCGCGGCGATCGCCGCGGGGGACATGGTGGCGATGCAGCCATCGAGCGTGGAGTTCATCGAGAAGGCGAGCGGAATCAAGTCTCGCCATGTGATGTCGAAGGCTGCCATCCTGGACCCGGCGGTGATGCGGCCCGACCTGCCGGAGCGGCCGAACGACGAGATTTCGGTGCTGGCGGAGATGGCGGTGGCGGCGGCGCGCGACGCGCTGGCGCGGGCCGGGCGCTCCCCCGCCGACGTGGACGCTGTGCTGTGCGCGTGCAGCAACATGCAGCGGGCCTATCCGGCGATGGCGATCGAGGTGCAGGCGGCGCTGGGGATCGAGGGGTTCGCCTTCGACATGAATGTGGCGTGCAGCAGCGCCACCTTCGGCATCCAGACCGCGGCGGACTTCATCCGGGCCGGGCATGCGAAAAGCGTGCTGGTGGTGAACCCGGAAATCTGTTCGGGGCATCTGAACTTTCGTGACCGGGACAGCCATTTCATCTTCGGCGATGTGGCGACCGCCATCCTGGTGGAAGCGAAGGAGATGGCACCGGCGGCGCACTGGGAGATCGTGGGAACGAAGCTGAAGACCGTGTTCAGCAACAATATCCGCAACAATTTCGGTTTCCTGAACCGGGCCGCGCCGGAGGGTGTGGGCGCGCCGGACAAGCTGTTCGTGCAGGAGGGGCGGAAGGTCTTCAAGGAGGTGGTGCCCATGGTCAGCGAGATGATCGTGGACCATATGGGCGAACTGGGGGTGGCCGGCGTGCGGCGGCTGTGGCTGCACCAGGCCAATGCCGGGATGAACCGGCTGATCGCGGGGCGCGTCTTGGGACATGAAGCGAGCGCGGACGAGAGCCCGACGGTGCTGGACAGCTATGCCAACACGTCGAGCGCCGGGTCGATCATCGCGTTTCACCTGCACAATGACGATTTACAGGTGGGCGATGTCGGGCTGATCTGTTCGTTCGGGGCGGGGTACAGCGCCGGCACGGTGTTTGTGCGCAAGGCGGCTTGA
- a CDS encoding flagellar hook assembly protein FlgD — MTIIAANPLVGQIAAASGSKPNASEGTRIAADFDTFVKLLITQVKNQDPLSPQDPTQYTQQLATFSQVEQAVAGNRKLDDILASLSSRSLGDAATLIGRQIMTVDMPSWALVTGVTVDGGMVRFSTDSGARDPAAVTAVR, encoded by the coding sequence ATGACCATCATTGCAGCCAACCCGCTCGTCGGCCAGATCGCGGCTGCGTCCGGTAGCAAACCGAATGCCTCCGAGGGCACCCGCATCGCCGCCGACTTCGATACCTTCGTGAAACTGCTGATTACCCAGGTAAAGAACCAGGACCCACTATCCCCACAGGATCCTACGCAATATACTCAGCAACTGGCTACCTTTAGCCAAGTTGAGCAGGCGGTAGCTGGCAACCGCAAACTAGATGACATTCTTGCGTCGCTGTCGTCCCGATCTCTGGGCGACGCCGCCACGCTGATCGGCCGTCAGATCATGACCGTGGATATGCCGAGTTGGGCCCTTGTCACTGGAGTTACTGTTGATGGCGGCATGGTTAGGTTCAGCACCGACAGCGGCGCCCGCGACCCCGCTGCAGTTACCGCGGTGCGTTGA
- a CDS encoding flagellar hook-length control protein FliK: protein MPDMPDAPSDKFSETLAAAVPTNTSPVLPCSEAACNPAEACSWPEDADPTYPSSPQPTVHSDGVQPQWLAIYVPSPTIYAAPVQGAALHIRQGTQGHETAHDQAFASPAPEAGMASGGAETTPPKMAHADGILINELPRPGGAAMPSIHAAPAIASSQLTGVAAPIQASSPVPATTLVEAVSTQPDPVSLVAENHSPAQPKRVDCSGDQVASPATLGPQGASVMSTLVGTAVLMQPDVTRITNMASAADVPSATTSAPDPRVTVDGALQTIVSMAQSAADGRKTVRLRLLPESLGGVEVRIVSNEGRITEIRIVTDTSAARDHLLRDEQILRSAMDRGTGTGAVQIETRQAFDTSTGGGTGAGQGSGGGSRGHWHDPWGSQQSDGSRVRHHLSQDAPSDSTAGRLDRLI from the coding sequence ATGCCCGATATGCCCGATGCGCCATCGGACAAATTTTCGGAAACACTCGCTGCTGCGGTCCCAACCAACACGTCGCCAGTGCTTCCGTGCAGTGAAGCCGCTTGCAATCCCGCCGAAGCCTGCAGCTGGCCAGAGGATGCGGACCCAACCTATCCGTCTTCGCCCCAGCCCACAGTTCATTCTGATGGAGTTCAGCCACAATGGCTTGCGATCTATGTGCCGTCGCCGACGATCTACGCCGCGCCGGTGCAAGGCGCGGCACTCCATATCAGGCAGGGCACACAAGGCCATGAGACGGCGCATGATCAGGCATTCGCCTCGCCGGCGCCCGAAGCAGGTATGGCATCGGGCGGCGCAGAGACAACGCCCCCTAAAATGGCGCACGCGGACGGGATTCTGATCAATGAATTGCCGAGGCCGGGCGGCGCAGCCATGCCCTCAATCCACGCTGCGCCTGCAATCGCCTCGTCTCAACTGACCGGCGTGGCTGCGCCCATCCAGGCCAGCTCGCCCGTTCCGGCCACAACACTGGTAGAAGCTGTGTCGACCCAACCCGATCCGGTGTCCCTCGTGGCGGAAAACCATTCGCCGGCACAACCGAAGCGCGTGGACTGTAGCGGCGATCAGGTTGCCTCCCCCGCTACGCTGGGGCCACAGGGTGCGTCAGTTATGAGCACGCTCGTGGGGACTGCCGTGTTGATGCAGCCTGACGTGACAAGGATCACAAACATGGCCTCTGCTGCCGATGTACCGTCCGCAACTACATCTGCGCCTGATCCACGCGTTACGGTCGACGGTGCCCTTCAGACCATTGTTTCGATGGCGCAATCAGCAGCTGATGGTCGCAAGACGGTGCGGTTGAGACTGTTACCTGAAAGCTTGGGCGGCGTAGAAGTAAGGATCGTTTCCAACGAGGGACGGATCACTGAGATCAGGATCGTCACCGATACCTCCGCGGCGCGCGACCATTTGCTGCGTGACGAGCAGATATTGAGGAGTGCGATGGACCGCGGCACTGGCACGGGCGCGGTTCAGATCGAGACTCGACAAGCATTTGATACCAGCACTGGCGGTGGCACGGGTGCTGGTCAAGGCAGTGGCGGCGGAAGTCGCGGCCATTGGCACGATCCATGGGGATCGCAGCAGTCCGACGGCAGCCGCGTCCGCCACCACCTTTCGCAGGATGCTCCTTCAGATTCCACCGCAGGCCGACTTGACCGGCTCATCTAG
- the flhA gene encoding flagellar biosynthesis protein FlhA has protein sequence MKLPRALQVLFDGSGAGRDLGLAAGVGLIIAILLVPLPGWFLDICLALSIAASVMILMAALLIEKPLQMSAFPTMLLIVTLFRLALNIATTRLILNSGHEGTHAAGHVIEAFGAFLMGGSAAIGLTIFLILVLINFVVITKGAGRIAEVAARFSLDAMPGKQMAIDADLSTGAIDEKNARERRQELESESAFYGSMDGASKFVRGDAIAGLIITGVNIIVGIAIGLITHGLSFGQAFETYTLLTVGDGLVSQIPALIISVGAGILVSKGGVTGKAEAAIAGQLTRDPKTFGAAATVLGAMALLPGIPFIPFAGLAAGAAYAAHRIARRAAWVRASSERDAQVTAAATPQDTHRLLQVDAIRIEFGCALVPIVNDPLGEPRLDDQILALRRHFATDLGFIMPPVRMLDNLALQPGEYVIYLREIAAARGELRPDRVMALVPNDRTSPIPGEPAREPVFGLPAIWIDRSLRDEARFHGLTVVDAASVITTHITEIVKAALPELFGHAEMQALLESLPPASAKLAGELIPAKLQPAVVQRVLQRLLAERVSIRDMALILDGLAEACTWTNSISGLTEHVRQKLGRQIVHGHLSDGVLPVVTLSADWEATLQDAMTGEGPDRQLALSPTLVSGLVTRMKTVFAEVDSSGEQAAALVSPMLRPALRQIVDRVRPDLAVLSTAELGGPVRLRTAAVI, from the coding sequence ATGAAATTGCCCCGGGCACTACAGGTTCTGTTCGACGGTTCGGGCGCCGGGCGCGACCTCGGCCTCGCAGCCGGTGTCGGCCTGATCATCGCCATCCTGCTTGTGCCGTTGCCGGGATGGTTCCTGGACATTTGTCTGGCGCTTTCGATCGCGGCTTCAGTCATGATACTAATGGCGGCGTTGCTGATCGAAAAGCCGCTGCAGATGTCGGCCTTTCCGACGATGCTGCTGATTGTCACACTTTTCCGTCTCGCATTGAATATCGCTACTACCCGGCTAATCCTCAACAGTGGTCACGAAGGTACGCACGCCGCTGGCCATGTCATCGAAGCGTTCGGCGCCTTCTTGATGGGTGGCAGCGCGGCGATCGGGTTAACGATCTTCCTCATCCTTGTCCTCATCAACTTTGTTGTCATCACGAAGGGTGCGGGGCGGATCGCTGAAGTCGCGGCACGCTTCAGTCTGGATGCCATGCCGGGCAAGCAGATGGCAATCGATGCCGACCTGTCAACCGGCGCCATTGACGAAAAGAATGCGCGCGAGCGACGTCAGGAATTGGAGTCGGAAAGCGCCTTCTACGGCTCGATGGACGGCGCATCGAAGTTTGTCCGAGGAGACGCCATCGCCGGGCTAATCATCACCGGCGTGAACATTATCGTGGGCATCGCCATAGGCCTCATTACACATGGGCTCAGCTTTGGCCAGGCATTTGAAACCTATACTCTACTGACGGTCGGCGACGGACTGGTTAGCCAGATCCCCGCGCTGATCATCAGCGTCGGCGCTGGCATCCTCGTCTCCAAGGGTGGCGTGACTGGCAAAGCAGAAGCGGCGATCGCTGGCCAACTGACGCGTGATCCAAAGACTTTCGGCGCAGCAGCTACCGTGCTCGGTGCGATGGCGCTGCTCCCTGGTATCCCCTTCATCCCTTTCGCCGGGCTGGCGGCCGGTGCGGCCTATGCTGCTCACCGTATCGCACGGCGCGCCGCTTGGGTGCGGGCCAGTTCCGAACGCGATGCGCAGGTAACGGCGGCCGCGACGCCGCAGGATACGCATCGGTTGCTGCAAGTTGATGCAATCCGTATCGAGTTCGGCTGCGCGCTCGTTCCGATTGTCAACGATCCGCTTGGCGAGCCACGTCTTGATGACCAGATTCTTGCGCTCAGGCGACATTTTGCCACTGATTTAGGTTTCATAATGCCACCTGTCAGGATGCTCGATAATCTGGCGCTGCAACCCGGTGAATATGTCATCTACTTGCGAGAGATCGCGGCAGCCCGCGGCGAGTTGCGTCCAGATCGGGTTATGGCGTTGGTTCCCAATGACCGGACGTCCCCCATTCCTGGAGAACCTGCGCGCGAACCCGTCTTCGGCCTGCCCGCGATCTGGATCGACCGTTCGTTGCGCGACGAAGCGCGCTTCCATGGCCTTACCGTGGTGGACGCGGCATCGGTCATCACCACTCACATCACAGAAATTGTCAAAGCCGCGCTTCCTGAGCTGTTCGGCCATGCTGAAATGCAGGCGCTGTTGGAAAGTCTGCCACCGGCCAGCGCCAAGCTGGCAGGTGAGCTTATCCCCGCCAAGCTCCAGCCAGCTGTCGTGCAGCGCGTGCTTCAGCGGCTGCTTGCCGAGCGGGTGTCCATTCGGGACATGGCGCTGATTCTCGACGGGCTCGCAGAGGCATGCACTTGGACGAACAGCATTAGCGGCCTCACGGAACATGTCCGGCAGAAGCTTGGTCGTCAGATCGTCCACGGCCATTTGTCTGATGGCGTGCTGCCCGTGGTTACATTGTCCGCCGATTGGGAGGCTACGTTGCAGGATGCGATGACCGGCGAGGGCCCCGACCGACAGCTTGCACTGAGCCCGACGCTGGTCAGCGGATTGGTCACCCGAATGAAAACGGTCTTCGCGGAAGTAGATTCCAGTGGTGAGCAAGCCGCTGCTCTCGTCTCGCCTATGCTGCGACCGGCTCTGCGACAGATTGTTGACCGCGTGCGCCCGGATCTGGCGGTTCTTTCGACCGCCGAACTTGGCGGACCCGTGCGCCTGCGTACAGCTGCCGTCATCTAG
- a CDS encoding FliM/FliN family flagellar motor switch protein, whose translation MSSDPQTMPMSDEDDASAADSPTASSGDFVAMHGNTAVSAVAAATLWEIPVPLRVVLARTRMSIARLLALKEGDEIRLERRVGEPVDIYVHDRIIGRGELISVDDDTIGVSFIDIAKPR comes from the coding sequence ATGAGCAGCGATCCGCAGACCATGCCTATGTCCGATGAAGATGACGCCAGCGCGGCTGACAGTCCCACCGCCTCATCCGGAGACTTTGTAGCGATGCACGGGAACACCGCAGTTTCGGCCGTTGCCGCCGCCACGCTGTGGGAAATTCCGGTGCCGCTGCGGGTAGTGCTCGCGCGTACCCGCATGTCGATTGCGCGCCTGTTAGCATTGAAGGAAGGTGACGAAATCCGACTTGAGCGGCGCGTCGGGGAGCCGGTCGATATCTATGTTCACGATAGGATCATCGGCCGGGGTGAGCTTATCAGCGTTGATGATGACACTATCGGCGTGTCGTTCATTGATATTGCGAAACCGCGCTAA